A window of candidate division TA06 bacterium contains these coding sequences:
- a CDS encoding DNA polymerase III subunit alpha, whose amino-acid sequence MEHSDFCHLHVHTDYSLLDGACKIESIVAKAKEWRLPALAITDHGNLFGAVDFYRKAEKAGIKPIIGSEVYVAVGKRTDRVPVKGIQHSSFHLLLLAKDDVGYKNLMKLSSAGYLEGFYYRPRVDKELLSQHANGLIATSACLRGEVSHNILNGDLEEARKRASEYVDIFGEDNFFLELMDVGMAENKIVNRGLLKIAEELSIPLVATNDCHYIEERDAKAHDVLLCLQTGKDIDDKNRLRFRTNEFYFKSPQQMKDLFAEVPVAIQSTVGIAERCNLTLDLGTARTFMPHFSLPDGYESNSAYLCYLARKGITERYPKVTSAIEERLEYELNVIDKMGFAGYFLIIKDLVDTAKRKGIPVGPGRGSDVGSLVFYGLSITEVDPLEHNLLFERFLNPERISMPDVDIDFGDERRDEMIRYTMEKYGEDSVSHIITFGTMAARASIRDVGRVLKVPYGEVDRIAKLIPTEPGMTIERALKSSPELKSLIDSSEDYQELVEIAQRLEGLARHASTHAAGIVIAPGKLTDFVPLYKSNDGGICTQYSMKSVEEIGLLKIDFLGLRTLTVIEKCADSIRKRGVQIDIQKLPLDDGETFEVLKKGETLGVFQLESSGMREILCKLKPSAFSDLVAVLSLYRPGPLGGTQIDEFVDRKNGKKPIVYEHPDLESILKETYGIILYQEQVMQIASKLGGFTLGQADILRRAMGKKQASVMEEKRRAFVDGAKENKIDSRKANRIFDLMAQFAGYGFNKSHSAGYALISFQTAYLKAHYPVEFVAASLSSEMGSSDRLDILLKECKRMGIQVSSPDINTCFYHFVPHKESMLFGLGSVKNTGRGAIEAIIEAREKEGPFKNLFDFAEKINTRAVNRRVAENLIKAGAMDNLGADRANLLASVQKAFELGVASRKRKQHGQASLFGDQFDSSQTEKPEQATPWSLVENLSAEKESLGFYLSGHPLEQFKYEVESLTTSSSSNLDSLKEGAPVVLAGVVVGKRVIRDRRGNHMAFVKIADFEGEVEAVFFSDIYDKIKSQLADEIPLLLRARKSGGNAKVIADKAILLQDAKEKLINGITINIDSSKACGDTLRRLKQLLVLHPGDLPVTFSVSGKDVAGVTLRSKSLNVSLSHDLLDSIEGILGGKSVRLKAKKI is encoded by the coding sequence ATGGAGCACTCTGATTTCTGCCACCTACATGTTCACACCGACTACAGTCTGCTAGACGGCGCATGCAAAATTGAAAGCATCGTGGCAAAAGCCAAGGAATGGCGCCTGCCTGCACTGGCTATTACCGACCACGGCAACCTTTTCGGTGCAGTTGACTTCTACAGAAAGGCTGAAAAGGCTGGAATAAAGCCAATCATCGGGTCTGAAGTCTATGTTGCCGTCGGCAAGAGGACTGATAGAGTACCGGTCAAAGGAATCCAACACTCCTCTTTTCATCTTCTTCTGCTGGCCAAAGACGACGTAGGGTATAAGAACCTGATGAAGCTTTCGAGTGCAGGTTACCTCGAGGGGTTCTATTACAGGCCGAGGGTGGACAAAGAGCTTCTCTCTCAGCATGCAAATGGGCTTATCGCAACATCAGCGTGCCTGCGGGGCGAGGTGTCTCACAACATACTAAACGGGGACCTCGAAGAGGCACGGAAAAGAGCATCGGAATATGTTGACATTTTCGGCGAGGACAACTTCTTCTTGGAGCTCATGGATGTTGGTATGGCCGAAAACAAGATAGTGAACAGGGGATTGCTGAAGATTGCAGAGGAACTCTCCATTCCTTTGGTTGCTACCAACGACTGCCACTACATTGAGGAGAGGGACGCAAAGGCTCATGATGTCCTTCTGTGCTTGCAGACAGGGAAAGACATAGATGACAAGAACAGACTGAGGTTTAGAACAAATGAATTCTACTTCAAATCACCGCAGCAGATGAAAGACCTTTTTGCCGAGGTTCCGGTGGCGATCCAGAGTACCGTGGGCATAGCGGAACGGTGCAATCTCACCCTCGACCTGGGAACTGCCAGAACGTTTATGCCCCACTTCTCTCTTCCAGACGGGTATGAAAGTAACAGCGCCTATTTGTGCTATCTTGCCAGAAAAGGGATAACCGAACGTTATCCAAAGGTGACATCAGCAATCGAAGAGAGGTTGGAGTATGAACTGAACGTGATAGACAAGATGGGTTTTGCCGGATATTTCCTGATTATCAAGGACCTGGTTGACACGGCAAAAAGAAAAGGTATACCTGTTGGGCCTGGCAGAGGTTCTGACGTGGGGAGTCTGGTCTTCTACGGGCTGTCCATAACTGAGGTAGACCCTCTCGAGCACAATCTCCTTTTTGAAAGGTTCCTTAACCCGGAAAGAATATCAATGCCAGATGTGGACATTGATTTTGGCGACGAGCGGCGGGACGAAATGATTCGCTATACTATGGAGAAGTACGGCGAGGACTCTGTCTCTCACATCATAACATTTGGAACAATGGCAGCCCGTGCGTCGATAAGAGATGTGGGGAGGGTGCTGAAGGTACCGTATGGGGAGGTTGACAGGATTGCCAAGTTGATACCCACCGAGCCAGGAATGACTATTGAAAGGGCTCTCAAGAGCAGTCCTGAGCTGAAGAGCCTCATTGATTCGAGTGAAGACTATCAGGAGCTCGTAGAAATCGCTCAGAGGCTTGAGGGCTTGGCGCGCCATGCTTCAACTCATGCGGCAGGAATTGTCATAGCTCCCGGAAAACTGACAGATTTTGTGCCTTTATATAAGAGCAACGACGGGGGCATCTGTACTCAGTACTCAATGAAATCAGTCGAGGAGATTGGCCTTCTTAAGATCGATTTCCTTGGACTACGGACGCTGACAGTCATCGAGAAGTGCGCGGACTCCATTCGCAAACGTGGTGTGCAGATAGACATACAGAAACTGCCCCTTGACGATGGGGAGACTTTTGAAGTTTTGAAGAAAGGGGAGACCCTGGGCGTGTTCCAACTTGAAAGTTCGGGTATGAGAGAAATTCTCTGCAAACTGAAGCCATCGGCCTTCAGTGACCTGGTTGCTGTGCTCTCGCTGTACCGGCCGGGCCCATTGGGTGGAACACAAATAGACGAGTTCGTAGACAGAAAAAACGGGAAGAAACCGATTGTATATGAACATCCTGACCTTGAAAGCATCCTCAAGGAGACATACGGGATCATACTTTATCAGGAACAGGTGATGCAGATTGCTTCAAAATTGGGTGGTTTCACTCTGGGGCAGGCGGACATATTGAGAAGGGCGATGGGAAAGAAGCAGGCATCAGTCATGGAAGAGAAGAGGCGAGCTTTTGTAGACGGTGCGAAGGAGAACAAGATTGATTCGAGGAAGGCCAACAGAATCTTTGATTTGATGGCACAGTTTGCTGGCTATGGGTTCAATAAGTCGCACAGCGCAGGGTATGCACTTATCTCCTTTCAGACCGCCTACCTTAAAGCCCACTATCCAGTGGAGTTTGTGGCTGCCAGTCTTTCCAGCGAAATGGGTTCATCAGACAGACTGGATATCCTTCTGAAGGAGTGCAAGAGGATGGGGATTCAGGTTAGCAGTCCGGACATCAACACCTGTTTCTACCATTTCGTTCCCCACAAAGAAAGTATGTTGTTCGGCTTGGGGTCCGTGAAGAACACCGGCAGAGGTGCCATAGAGGCGATAATTGAAGCCCGGGAGAAAGAGGGTCCGTTTAAGAACCTATTCGATTTCGCAGAGAAGATCAACACCAGGGCTGTCAACAGAAGAGTTGCGGAAAACCTGATAAAGGCTGGCGCAATGGACAATTTGGGTGCTGACCGGGCCAACCTTCTGGCCTCAGTGCAGAAAGCATTCGAGCTTGGTGTGGCATCTCGCAAGCGAAAACAACACGGTCAGGCCAGCCTTTTCGGCGATCAGTTTGACTCTTCGCAAACAGAGAAGCCGGAACAGGCGACACCGTGGTCTTTGGTTGAGAATCTTTCTGCTGAGAAGGAGTCGCTGGGGTTCTATCTGTCGGGCCATCCACTCGAACAGTTCAAATATGAGGTAGAATCGTTGACAACAAGTTCCTCTTCAAACCTGGACTCGCTGAAAGAGGGAGCTCCGGTGGTGCTGGCCGGAGTTGTAGTTGGTAAAAGGGTCATAAGGGACAGGAGAGGAAACCACATGGCATTTGTCAAGATTGCGGACTTTGAAGGAGAGGTGGAAGCTGTTTTCTTCTCCGACATCTACGACAAGATCAAATCTCAACTTGCTGATGAAATACCGCTGCTTTTACGAGCTCGGAAGTCGGGAGGAAACGCCAAGGTCATTGCAGACAAGGCAATACTCCTTCAGGATGCGAAGGAAAAACTGATAAATGGAATAACCATAAACATAGACTCATCCAAGGCTTGTGGGGATACTCTCAGAAGACTCAAGCAACTTCTGGTTCTTCATCCAGGAGACCTTCCGGTCACATTCTCTGTGAGTGGAAAGGATGTGGCTGGGGTGACCCTTCGATCCAAGAGCCTGAATGTTTCCCTTTCACATGATTTGCTCGACTCCATAGAGGGAATTCTAGGGGGCAAGAGTGTAAGGTTGAAGGCGAAGAAGATCTGA